Proteins encoded together in one Micromonospora auratinigra window:
- a CDS encoding glycoside hydrolase family 3 protein produces MGPVSISPRRACVALAALTALLVSGCTGEPDRPRPSPPASPSEPPSAAPSPSADPAARAAALVGTLSDEDLVGQVLMPYAYGSSATRVSSGSAAGNRALAGVDTPAEMVAKYRLGGVILVGFSADDPTSGNQETTNVDNPKQVHDLTTGLRAAAGKLPAGAAPFLIGTDQEYGVVTRITDGVTQLPSPLAAGAAGDPKLTEAAWRAAGAELAAMGINMDFAPVADVLATRSTVIGSRSFGADPATASTQVAGAVRGLQAEGVAASVKHFPGHGLSATDSHKDVPVIAQSRAVLDRTAFPPFRAGIDAGALAVMSAHLDVKAVDPGTPATFSHKLLTDVLRGQLGFKGVVVTDGMNMPPAKRWSPGEAAVRALNAGNDLILMTPNVGQAYDGLRAALKDGSLPRARLVDAVTRILTMKFTLADRAAPAMSTLGSAEHRQAADALAAAAVTMLRGRCGAPVSGPVTVSSSAGRDRTRAALTEALSAAGVKVVPSGGTVVHLVGYGDGTKDLRADAAVTVAMDTPYVLAGAKSPTLLATYSSSRASMTGLAGVLAGKNRPTGRSPVKVAGLPATTCGT; encoded by the coding sequence GTGGGCCCCGTGTCGATTTCCCCGCGACGCGCCTGCGTCGCGCTCGCCGCACTGACCGCGCTGCTCGTCTCCGGCTGCACCGGCGAGCCCGACCGGCCGCGTCCGAGCCCGCCGGCCAGCCCGTCCGAGCCGCCCTCGGCCGCCCCGTCACCGAGCGCGGACCCGGCCGCCCGGGCGGCGGCGCTGGTCGGCACGCTCTCCGACGAGGACCTGGTGGGCCAGGTGCTGATGCCGTACGCGTACGGCAGTTCGGCCACCAGGGTCTCGTCGGGCTCCGCCGCCGGCAACCGGGCCCTGGCCGGCGTCGACACCCCCGCCGAGATGGTGGCGAAGTACCGCCTGGGCGGGGTGATCCTGGTCGGCTTCAGCGCCGACGACCCCACCTCGGGTAACCAGGAGACCACCAACGTCGACAACCCGAAGCAGGTGCACGACCTCACCACCGGCCTGCGGGCCGCGGCCGGCAAGCTGCCCGCCGGTGCGGCCCCCTTCCTGATCGGCACCGACCAGGAGTACGGGGTGGTCACCCGGATCACCGACGGGGTCACCCAGCTGCCCAGCCCGCTCGCGGCCGGCGCGGCCGGCGACCCGAAGCTGACCGAGGCCGCCTGGCGGGCCGCCGGCGCCGAACTGGCCGCCATGGGGATCAACATGGACTTCGCCCCGGTCGCCGACGTGCTCGCCACCCGCAGCACGGTGATCGGTTCCCGCTCCTTCGGCGCCGACCCGGCCACCGCCTCCACCCAGGTCGCCGGCGCGGTACGCGGGCTCCAGGCGGAGGGGGTGGCGGCCAGCGTCAAGCACTTCCCCGGACACGGGCTGAGCGCCACCGACTCGCACAAGGACGTGCCCGTCATCGCCCAGTCCCGGGCCGTGCTGGACCGCACCGCGTTCCCGCCGTTCCGGGCCGGCATCGACGCCGGCGCGCTGGCGGTGATGTCCGCCCACCTCGACGTCAAGGCCGTCGACCCGGGCACCCCGGCCACCTTCTCCCACAAACTGCTCACCGACGTGCTCCGCGGCCAGCTCGGCTTCAAGGGCGTGGTGGTCACCGACGGGATGAACATGCCGCCGGCCAAGCGCTGGTCGCCGGGGGAGGCCGCGGTCCGCGCGCTGAACGCCGGCAACGACCTCATCCTGATGACCCCGAACGTGGGCCAGGCGTACGACGGGCTGCGCGCCGCCCTGAAGGACGGCTCGCTGCCCCGGGCCCGGCTGGTCGACGCGGTCACCCGCATCCTGACCATGAAGTTCACCCTGGCCGACCGGGCCGCCCCGGCGATGTCCACGCTGGGCTCCGCCGAGCACCGCCAGGCGGCCGACGCGCTCGCCGCCGCCGCCGTCACCATGCTGCGCGGCCGGTGCGGCGCGCCGGTCTCCGGGCCGGTCACGGTCAGCTCCTCGGCCGGCCGGGACCGTACCCGGGCCGCGTTGACCGAGGCGCTCAGCGCCGCCGGGGTGAAGGTGGTGCCCAGCGGCGGGACGGTGGTGCACCTCGTCGGGTACGGCGACGGGACGAAGGACCTGCGCGCCGACGCGGCGGTGACGGTGGCGATGGACACCCCGTACGTGCTGGCCGGCGCGAAGTCACCGACGCTGCTGGCGACGTACTCGTCCAGCCGGGCGTCGATGACCGGGCTGGCCGGGGTGCTCGCCGGCAAGAACCGGCCGACCGGGCGGTCCCCGGTGAAGGTCGCCGGGCTGCCCGCCACCACCTGCGGCACCTAG
- a CDS encoding DUF3145 domain-containing protein: protein MPTRGVVYVHSTPLAVCSHVEWAIARVLAAPVNLHWTGQPVDPGARRAECGWTGSPGTGAELAAALRQWPMIRFEVTEEPSPGVDGERFMYVPGRGLFRATVGAAGDIQLGEDRLRSLMAAARAPEALAHALDKALGTAWDAELEPYRHAGDGAPVTLLTRVG, encoded by the coding sequence GTGCCAACGCGTGGCGTCGTATACGTCCACTCGACCCCGCTCGCCGTGTGCTCGCACGTCGAGTGGGCGATCGCGCGCGTCCTCGCCGCGCCGGTCAACCTGCACTGGACGGGGCAGCCCGTCGACCCCGGCGCCCGGCGCGCCGAGTGCGGGTGGACCGGCAGCCCGGGGACGGGCGCCGAGCTGGCTGCTGCCCTCCGGCAGTGGCCCATGATCCGTTTCGAGGTGACCGAGGAACCGAGTCCGGGCGTCGACGGCGAACGCTTCATGTACGTGCCGGGCCGGGGTCTGTTCCGGGCCACGGTCGGCGCGGCCGGCGACATCCAGTTGGGTGAGGACCGGCTGCGCAGTCTGATGGCCGCCGCCCGCGCCCCGGAGGCGCTCGCGCACGCGCTGGACAAGGCGCTCGGCACCGCCTGGGACGCCGAACTGGAGCCGTACCGGCACGCCGGCGACGGCGCGCCCGTGACACTGCTCACCCGGGTGGGCTGA
- a CDS encoding carbonic anhydrase — protein MPPTFARTPRAALAELLSGNRRFVSGQPVHGHDVTAAAAVASGDQQPYAVVLGCIDSRVPLEAIFDQTFGSICVIRTGAHVLDRAVCGSIEYVVGQLGVPLVMVLGHERCGAVGSAVEALRTGRRPDGALGYVVDRITPAVTEVGVHDPQAHPLAIRRHVHRTVATLRADDLLAGPVATGEVAVVGALYDLATGEVALL, from the coding sequence ATGCCGCCGACCTTCGCCCGGACGCCCCGGGCCGCCCTGGCCGAGCTGCTCTCCGGCAACCGGCGCTTCGTCAGCGGGCAGCCGGTGCACGGGCACGACGTGACCGCCGCCGCGGCGGTGGCCTCCGGCGACCAGCAGCCGTACGCGGTCGTGCTGGGCTGCATCGACTCCCGGGTGCCGCTGGAGGCGATCTTCGACCAGACGTTCGGCTCGATCTGCGTGATCCGCACCGGCGCGCACGTCCTGGACCGGGCGGTCTGCGGCTCGATCGAGTACGTGGTGGGGCAGCTCGGCGTGCCGCTGGTGATGGTGCTCGGCCACGAGCGCTGCGGGGCGGTCGGCTCGGCGGTGGAGGCGCTGCGCACCGGGCGGCGGCCGGACGGTGCGCTGGGATACGTGGTGGACCGGATCACCCCGGCGGTCACCGAGGTCGGCGTGCACGACCCGCAGGCGCACCCGCTCGCGATCCGGCGGCACGTGCACCGGACGGTCGCCACCCTGCGGGCCGACGACCTGCTCGCCGGGCCGGTGGCGACCGGCGAGGTGGCCGTCGTCGGCGCCCTCTACGACCTGGCCACCGGTGAGGTCGCCCTGCTGTGA
- a CDS encoding alpha/beta fold hydrolase, producing MTQRSEVRLPDGVRLHVEVTGPADAELTAVLLHGWTLDGRSWHHQRDELRRRYGERVRVVSYDARGHGRSSCMELRTATLAQLGDDLAGVLDAIVPSGRVVLVGHSMGGMTVMEYAHRHPAHFAARTAGLVFVSTTAEGHTHTAYGLSPRITRLIRLAETTGAGVLARCGSWRPPHALLRALRPSIRWMLFGDRCDPADIRLVTSAVAHASLRSIGGFRASIGAQHRLDTLAALGDLPAAALVGDRDRLTPPPCAESIAAALPTTELTVCPGAGHMLMMERPEQVNAALAAVLDRALATAPRRRRRSPATARPAAA from the coding sequence ATGACGCAGCGGTCGGAGGTACGGCTGCCCGACGGGGTACGCCTGCACGTCGAGGTCACCGGCCCGGCCGACGCCGAGCTCACCGCCGTGCTGCTGCACGGCTGGACGTTGGACGGGCGCAGCTGGCACCACCAGCGCGACGAGCTGCGCCGGCGGTACGGCGAGCGGGTCCGGGTGGTCAGCTACGACGCCCGGGGTCACGGCCGGTCCAGCTGCATGGAGCTGCGTACCGCCACCCTGGCCCAGCTCGGGGACGACCTGGCCGGCGTGCTGGACGCGATCGTCCCGTCCGGGCGGGTCGTGCTGGTCGGGCACTCGATGGGCGGAATGACGGTGATGGAGTACGCCCACCGCCACCCCGCGCACTTCGCCGCCCGGACCGCCGGGCTGGTCTTCGTGTCGACCACCGCCGAGGGGCACACCCACACCGCGTACGGGCTCTCCCCCCGGATCACCCGGCTGATCCGGCTCGCCGAGACCACCGGCGCCGGGGTGCTGGCCCGGTGCGGCTCCTGGCGTCCCCCGCACGCCCTGCTGCGGGCGTTGCGCCCGAGCATCCGGTGGATGCTCTTCGGCGACCGCTGCGACCCGGCGGACATCCGCCTGGTCACCTCGGCGGTGGCGCACGCCTCGCTGCGCTCGATCGGCGGGTTCCGCGCCTCGATCGGGGCCCAGCACCGGCTGGACACCCTGGCCGCGCTCGGTGACCTGCCGGCCGCCGCGCTGGTCGGCGACCGGGACCGGCTCACCCCGCCGCCCTGCGCCGAGTCGATCGCCGCCGCGCTGCCGACCACCGAGCTGACCGTCTGCCCCGGCGCCGGGCACATGCTGATGATGGAACGCCCCGAGCAGGTCAACGCCGCGCTCGCCGCGGTCCTCGACCGGGCGCTGGCCACCGCTCCGCGCCGCCGGCGCCGCTCCCCGGCGACGGCCCGCCCGGCCGCCGCCTGA
- a CDS encoding HelD family protein, whose amino-acid sequence MSDQTTLEREIAAEQRHLDRVYARLAELRRAAAEAEREGYRLARVGNFGALVERDAMVFHAAQRRYVLDAEHEGLVFGRLDLRTGQVLHVGRLGVRGEHAETLVVDWRAPAAAAFYQATPAEPMGVVRRRTIQSAAEKVTRIEDDLLDPESAPADLAVVGDGALLATLSRATGRGMRDIVATIQREQDEAIRSPGNGVTIVSGGPGTGKTAVALHRAAYLLYADRARYAGGGILVVGPSGVFVEYIASVLPSLGEETATLHSLGSLFPGLSATRTDPPGVAAVKGSLRMRRVLERAVRDAVPDAPTELRLLYRGELLRLTRAELDAIRDRALPRGARRNEVRRAGFDAVLAALYAQARTLRVGRLPAQPAFEDEIIERPEFREFLKAWWPRLHPRHVLGWLARPERLRRYAGGVLSGAEIRLLGEAWRSLDTDGLTIADIALLDELDALLGKPVRRAKPKRDPFQLAGGVRELSTAADRQRAARAAARERPEDYRDYAHVVVDESQDVSPMQWRMIGRRGRLASWTVVGDPAQTAWTGEEEELTRARDQALGRRRRYRYELSTNYRNSAEIFAVAAAEIRRLYPDLALPTAVRSTGVQPVERTVPADELPGATVAAARDLLAQVEGTVGVITPVPRRDEVAGWLAGLGGSRLQVVTSLQAKGMEYDGVVLVAPAEIRAEPGAGVRTLYVALSRATQRLTTLDVQLHT is encoded by the coding sequence TTGAGCGACCAGACCACCCTGGAACGGGAGATCGCCGCCGAACAGCGGCATCTCGATCGGGTGTACGCCCGGCTGGCGGAGCTGCGCCGGGCGGCCGCCGAGGCCGAGCGGGAGGGCTACCGGCTGGCCCGGGTCGGCAACTTCGGCGCGCTGGTGGAGCGGGACGCGATGGTCTTCCACGCGGCCCAGCGGCGGTACGTGCTCGACGCCGAGCACGAGGGGCTGGTGTTCGGCCGGCTCGACCTGCGCACCGGGCAGGTGCTGCACGTGGGCCGGCTCGGGGTGCGCGGCGAGCACGCGGAGACGCTGGTGGTGGACTGGCGGGCGCCCGCCGCCGCGGCGTTCTACCAGGCCACCCCGGCCGAGCCGATGGGCGTGGTACGCCGGCGCACGATCCAGTCGGCGGCGGAGAAGGTCACCCGGATCGAGGACGACCTGCTGGACCCGGAGTCGGCGCCGGCGGACCTGGCGGTGGTCGGCGACGGCGCGCTGCTGGCCACCCTGTCCCGGGCCACCGGGCGGGGCATGCGCGACATCGTCGCCACCATCCAGCGGGAGCAGGACGAGGCGATCCGCTCCCCCGGCAACGGCGTCACGATCGTCTCCGGCGGCCCGGGCACCGGCAAGACGGCGGTGGCCCTGCACCGGGCCGCGTACCTGCTCTACGCCGACCGGGCCCGGTACGCGGGCGGCGGCATCCTGGTGGTCGGGCCCTCCGGGGTGTTCGTCGAGTACATCGCCTCGGTGCTGCCCTCGCTCGGCGAGGAGACCGCCACCCTGCACTCGCTCGGCTCGCTCTTCCCGGGCCTGTCCGCGACCCGCACCGACCCGCCGGGGGTGGCGGCCGTGAAGGGCTCGCTGCGGATGCGCCGGGTGCTGGAGCGCGCGGTCCGCGACGCGGTGCCGGACGCCCCGACCGAGCTGCGCCTGCTCTACCGGGGCGAGCTGCTCCGGCTGACCCGGGCCGAGCTCGACGCGATCCGGGACCGGGCGCTGCCCCGGGGAGCCCGCCGCAACGAGGTGCGCCGGGCCGGCTTCGACGCCGTCCTCGCCGCCCTGTACGCGCAGGCCCGGACGCTGCGGGTCGGTCGGCTGCCGGCGCAGCCCGCCTTCGAGGACGAGATCATCGAGCGGCCCGAGTTCCGGGAGTTCCTGAAGGCGTGGTGGCCCCGGCTGCACCCCCGGCACGTGCTCGGCTGGCTGGCCCGTCCCGAGCGGCTGCGCCGGTACGCCGGTGGGGTGCTCTCCGGCGCGGAGATCCGGTTGTTGGGTGAGGCCTGGCGGAGCCTGGACACCGACGGGTTGACCATCGCCGACATCGCGCTCCTGGACGAGCTGGACGCGCTGCTCGGCAAGCCGGTGCGGCGGGCGAAGCCGAAGCGCGACCCGTTCCAGCTCGCCGGGGGCGTCCGCGAGCTGAGCACCGCGGCGGACCGGCAGCGGGCCGCCCGGGCCGCGGCCCGGGAGCGACCGGAGGACTACCGCGACTACGCCCACGTGGTGGTCGACGAGTCACAGGACGTCTCGCCGATGCAGTGGCGCATGATCGGCCGGCGGGGCCGGCTGGCCTCCTGGACGGTGGTCGGCGACCCGGCGCAGACCGCCTGGACGGGCGAGGAGGAGGAACTCACCCGGGCCCGGGACCAGGCGCTGGGACGCCGCCGCCGGTACCGCTACGAGCTGTCCACCAACTACCGCAACTCGGCGGAGATCTTCGCGGTGGCGGCGGCGGAGATCCGGCGGCTCTACCCGGACCTGGCCCTGCCCACCGCGGTCCGCTCCACCGGGGTGCAGCCGGTCGAGCGGACCGTCCCGGCGGACGAGCTGCCCGGGGCCACCGTGGCGGCGGCGCGGGACCTGCTGGCCCAGGTCGAGGGGACGGTCGGTGTGATCACCCCGGTGCCCCGCCGGGACGAGGTGGCCGGCTGGCTCGCCGGCCTCGGCGGCTCCCGGCTCCAGGTGGTCACCAGCCTCCAGGCCAAGGGCATGGAGTACGACGG